The following proteins come from a genomic window of Herpetosiphon gulosus:
- a CDS encoding response regulator transcription factor, whose amino-acid sequence MRILIVDDHPVFREGVRALLETHDEMEVVGVLGHGRDAAVVAKDQFVDVALLDVSLPDMPGYEVCRSIVEASPRTRVLMLTANDTNDVIRQSLAAGAAGYVLKTEDPSRLISHISAVAQGETVLAGPIAQKVVRQLLEGPQPTVSTKTNDALNALTERERQVFFLAAEGRRNSDIAQQLILSEETIKTHLRNIYSKLGLGNKAELRLFAVQARLAPPQI is encoded by the coding sequence ATGCGGATCCTGATTGTTGATGATCATCCGGTGTTTCGGGAGGGGGTACGTGCCCTACTCGAAACCCACGATGAGATGGAAGTTGTTGGCGTGCTTGGGCATGGGCGCGACGCTGCTGTAGTTGCCAAAGATCAATTTGTTGATGTGGCCCTGCTCGATGTGAGCTTGCCCGATATGCCTGGCTATGAAGTTTGTCGCTCAATTGTGGAAGCGTCGCCACGCACGCGCGTGTTGATGCTGACCGCCAACGATACCAACGATGTGATTCGCCAATCGCTGGCCGCTGGGGCTGCTGGCTATGTGCTCAAAACTGAAGATCCCTCTCGCTTGATCAGCCACATCAGCGCGGTTGCTCAAGGCGAAACGGTTTTGGCTGGCCCGATTGCTCAAAAAGTTGTGCGCCAACTGTTGGAAGGCCCACAGCCAACCGTCTCGACCAAAACCAACGATGCCTTAAATGCTTTGACCGAGCGCGAACGCCAAGTCTTTTTCTTGGCAGCCGAAGGGCGGCGCAACAGCGATATTGCCCAACAATTAATTCTGAGCGAAGAAACGATTAAAACTCACTTGCGCAATATTTATAGCAAATTAGGTTTAGGCAATAAAGCTGAATTACGCTTGTTCGCGGTACAAGCTCGCCTTGCACCACCCCAAATCTAA
- a CDS encoding phage holin family protein produces MSLIVRWLINAVAIAVTVYFVPGISVGDSSANQLFGIDIKTLLAVSLIFGLINALVRPILKLLSCPLVFLTLGLFIFVINAAMLMLTSAISQDLGLQFYVEDFGTALLGSIVISLISIVLTAVVSDGDDQRERRRR; encoded by the coding sequence ATGAGTCTGATTGTTCGTTGGCTAATTAATGCAGTTGCAATAGCCGTGACCGTCTATTTTGTGCCTGGCATCAGTGTAGGAGATAGCTCAGCTAATCAGCTATTTGGGATTGATATTAAAACCTTGTTGGCAGTCAGTTTGATTTTTGGCTTGATTAATGCGCTAGTGCGACCAATTCTGAAACTTTTATCATGTCCGCTCGTATTTTTGACGCTCGGTTTGTTTATCTTTGTAATCAATGCGGCGATGCTGATGCTAACATCGGCAATCTCACAAGATTTGGGCTTACAATTTTACGTTGAAGATTTTGGTACAGCATTGCTTGGATCGATTGTTATTTCGTTGATTAGTATTGTATTGACCGCTGTTGTCAGCGATGGTGACGATCAACGTGAACGCCGTCGGCGTTAG
- a CDS encoding PqqD family protein produces MNEHAPQRFVRDPAIVTRSIGSETVLVPVRPNTAALNAIFALNETAALVWQALATPQSLAELIDLVCAEYDVEPRAAQADLIPLLESMLEAAVIQEVA; encoded by the coding sequence ATGAATGAGCACGCTCCACAACGATTTGTCCGTGATCCGGCGATTGTTACCCGTAGCATTGGGAGTGAAACGGTGTTGGTTCCTGTGCGACCAAACACCGCTGCCCTCAATGCTATTTTTGCGCTTAACGAGACTGCCGCGCTGGTTTGGCAAGCTTTGGCAACACCCCAAAGTCTGGCCGAATTGATCGACCTCGTGTGTGCTGAATACGATGTTGAGCCTCGGGCCGCCCAAGCTGATCTGATTCCGCTGTTGGAATCGATGCTTGAGGCCGCCGTTATTCAGGAGGTTGCCTAA
- a CDS encoding S8 family serine peptidase, which produces MWRVFTISLLIFWLLPSVSARTTLPIQFVVPIASVTNRGLSFDNRGLPQRTLQLYEAWPATQAKRQPDPLLRVAVPSFPQKIDPNLQNYWHDAPSQPQTMLVFLAEQADLSLASTFDAWAERGDYVYKTLTQHAQRTQTSLISDLRAQGHNPQSLWIVNSLIVEGDQQLALALAQHPAVASISANQVFNNPSLTATPVTEPANVAWGVAAVDAPQVWADWGVRGQGIVVANIDTGVTVSHTALLNNYRGWSANGLSNDYNWFDPIYQYRLPTDPAGHGTHTMGSLVGANDQQGMALGVAPAARWIAARACGALTCDELSLIRSAQWMLAPTRIGCERNQQIPCDPRPDLRPHIINNSWGGPGENTWYSGYITAWDAAGILSVFAAGNFGRSGCYTSTAPGNNANVFSVGAVDSNNLIADFSSRGPTSDGRTNPDLSAPGVRVPSAWPNGSTALLDGTSMAAPHVSGIAALIWSANPQYVGDLAATQALLTNTTEARYSAQCGDTPTARPNNVYGWGSADAYAAVRNARVDVAWLILPEQIVVPANSLVTIPITLDTRQVSAAGSYRANVLVVASTGTSTIELELIVEAAANTSQFTGQLIDRWHGRGVYGRVSIGGGPSSYTDPTGHYTMTLTTDTHQLAAQATGYHPQTTTVDLVIQQTNVLTLTPDIPHMLVEIPPISASLAFAEQHTFPVTLTNAGTQPLVVSPNVPKREWQITPAPSAALYDTTGLAELKLDDDQIYTDALDLGFSAPLFGTLANKVYLSSNGWVSLNAVRSAAPSSNCFPANNLPNATLAPFWTDLDPSEGGIIRAGSVNADTFVASYEQVPLWQDENLPTAAPTYTFQLIIERSGRVEYRYGMMGYLPGRWGVGTHTNSSVGQALGCHQSHEYLAAHNWQLLNQPSSQQWLSATPSSLTIAPQQQATLLVQLNGFGAISWLQQPAVSVVQLNSNDPRQPQLELTASVRLQPAPYQTYANTIVLSNPLANP; this is translated from the coding sequence ATGTGGCGTGTTTTTACGATCAGCCTGCTCATTTTTTGGCTGTTACCCTCGGTTAGTGCCCGAACAACCCTACCAATTCAATTTGTCGTTCCAATTGCTAGCGTAACCAATCGTGGGCTAAGCTTCGATAATCGTGGCTTGCCCCAACGCACGCTTCAGCTGTACGAAGCGTGGCCGGCAACCCAAGCCAAACGCCAGCCTGATCCGCTGTTGCGGGTGGCTGTGCCAAGCTTTCCTCAAAAAATTGACCCAAATTTACAAAACTATTGGCATGATGCTCCGAGCCAGCCGCAAACAATGCTGGTCTTTTTGGCTGAGCAAGCCGATTTGAGCTTGGCCAGTACATTTGATGCTTGGGCTGAACGTGGCGATTACGTCTACAAAACTCTGACTCAACATGCCCAACGCACGCAAACATCATTAATCAGTGATCTAAGAGCGCAAGGCCATAATCCACAATCGTTGTGGATTGTTAATAGTTTGATTGTTGAGGGCGATCAGCAGTTGGCCTTGGCTTTGGCTCAACATCCAGCGGTTGCCAGTATTAGCGCTAACCAAGTGTTTAACAACCCAAGTTTAACGGCTACCCCAGTGACTGAGCCTGCGAATGTAGCGTGGGGCGTGGCAGCAGTCGATGCGCCCCAAGTTTGGGCCGATTGGGGCGTGCGTGGACAGGGGATTGTGGTTGCCAATATCGATACAGGGGTTACCGTCAGCCATACGGCCTTGCTCAATAATTATCGTGGTTGGTCGGCCAATGGCTTGAGCAACGATTACAATTGGTTTGATCCTATCTATCAATATCGCTTGCCAACCGATCCTGCTGGCCATGGCACCCACACTATGGGCAGTTTGGTGGGAGCCAATGATCAACAAGGCATGGCGTTGGGCGTTGCCCCAGCCGCCCGTTGGATTGCTGCCCGTGCGTGTGGCGCGTTGACCTGCGATGAATTAAGTTTGATCAGAAGCGCCCAATGGATGCTTGCCCCAACCCGCATTGGCTGCGAACGCAATCAGCAAATTCCCTGTGATCCTCGGCCCGATTTGCGTCCACATATCATTAATAATTCGTGGGGCGGCCCAGGCGAAAACACCTGGTACAGCGGTTATATCACTGCGTGGGATGCAGCAGGCATTTTGAGTGTCTTTGCGGCGGGTAATTTCGGGCGTTCTGGTTGCTATACCAGCACCGCGCCAGGCAATAATGCCAATGTATTTAGTGTAGGCGCAGTTGATAGTAACAATCTGATCGCCGATTTCTCTTCGCGTGGGCCAACCAGCGATGGCCGTACCAACCCCGATTTGAGTGCGCCTGGTGTGCGGGTTCCTTCAGCATGGCCCAATGGCTCGACGGCATTGCTCGATGGTACATCGATGGCAGCTCCCCATGTGAGCGGGATTGCTGCACTGATTTGGTCGGCTAACCCACAGTATGTTGGTGATTTAGCTGCCACGCAAGCGTTATTAACCAACACCACTGAAGCGCGTTATTCGGCTCAATGTGGTGATACCCCAACCGCGCGGCCCAATAATGTTTATGGTTGGGGCAGTGCTGATGCCTATGCAGCGGTGCGTAATGCGCGGGTTGATGTGGCTTGGCTGATCTTGCCCGAGCAGATCGTTGTTCCCGCTAATAGCCTCGTGACGATTCCAATTACGTTGGATACACGCCAAGTCAGCGCAGCGGGGAGCTATCGGGCGAATGTATTGGTGGTAGCTAGCACAGGCACAAGCACGATCGAATTAGAACTGATCGTAGAGGCTGCCGCTAACACCAGCCAATTTACCGGCCAATTAATCGATCGTTGGCATGGGCGTGGGGTGTATGGGCGGGTCAGCATTGGGGGTGGGCCTTCTAGTTACACCGATCCAACGGGCCATTACACCATGACCCTGACAACCGATACCCATCAACTTGCAGCTCAGGCCACGGGCTATCATCCCCAAACAACGACGGTTGATTTAGTTATCCAGCAGACCAATGTGCTGACATTAACACCCGATATTCCGCATATGCTGGTTGAAATTCCGCCAATCAGTGCCAGTTTGGCTTTTGCTGAACAACACACGTTTCCGGTAACGTTGACCAATGCTGGCACGCAACCGCTCGTGGTTTCGCCGAATGTGCCCAAGCGTGAATGGCAAATTACCCCAGCACCAAGTGCCGCGCTATACGATACAACTGGCTTGGCCGAATTAAAGCTCGATGATGACCAAATTTATACTGATGCCTTGGATTTGGGCTTTAGTGCGCCGTTGTTTGGCACATTGGCAAATAAGGTTTATCTGAGCTCGAATGGTTGGGTTTCATTGAATGCTGTGCGGAGTGCTGCCCCAAGTTCTAACTGTTTTCCGGCCAACAACCTGCCTAATGCTACACTTGCACCCTTCTGGACTGATCTTGATCCTTCAGAGGGTGGCATTATCCGTGCTGGTAGCGTCAATGCTGATACCTTTGTAGCGAGTTATGAGCAGGTACCACTCTGGCAAGATGAAAATCTTCCAACTGCCGCACCGACCTATACCTTCCAATTAATTATCGAGCGTAGCGGGCGGGTTGAATATCGTTATGGCATGATGGGCTATTTGCCAGGTCGCTGGGGAGTTGGCACACATACCAATAGTAGTGTTGGGCAAGCCTTGGGTTGCCATCAAAGCCATGAATATTTGGCGGCCCACAATTGGCAATTACTCAATCAACCAAGCAGCCAACAGTGGCTAAGTGCTACGCCAAGTAGTCTGACAATTGCGCCGCAGCAACAAGCAACATTACTGGTCCAGCTCAATGGTTTTGGGGCAATTAGTTGGTTGCAACAGCCAGCAGTCAGTGTTGTGCAACTCAACAGCAACGATCCGCGCCAGCCGCAACTTGAACTAACTGCGAGTGTACGGTTACAACCAGCGCCCTATCAAACCTACGCCAATACGATTGTGCTTAGTAATCCGTTGGCAAACCCTTGA
- a CDS encoding anti-sigma factor, whose product MMDTQLEELLIGYTLGILSVDEQQSVEIQIANNPLLRTKIQQLQRTVHQLALAAPRVQPTPIVKQQLLARASASKQVSGLNRPATRRLSLAWTAALALLIALGGWNIGLRSENTQLRSNVAGLEREVASERLRRVQADEQIAQAERAVAFVVAQTTTSRQLAGTEQSPKAVGTMYMQPGNQTAVLVVDGLAPLPEGQVYQFWLARAGQEPIPSDQFSVNAAGHAQLVITADSQVNDFQQVMVTIEVAGGLQTAPGTTVLAGNL is encoded by the coding sequence ATGATGGATACACAATTAGAAGAACTCTTAATTGGTTATACGCTTGGCATTTTGAGTGTCGATGAGCAACAATCGGTCGAAATTCAAATTGCCAATAATCCACTGCTGCGGACAAAAATTCAGCAGTTACAACGCACTGTGCATCAATTGGCTTTGGCTGCGCCACGAGTACAACCAACGCCAATTGTGAAGCAACAGTTATTGGCTCGGGCCAGCGCCAGCAAGCAAGTAAGTGGATTAAATCGCCCAGCAACGCGACGGCTTTCCTTAGCATGGACGGCAGCCTTGGCGTTGTTGATTGCGCTTGGCGGCTGGAATATTGGCTTGCGCAGCGAAAATACTCAATTGCGTAGCAATGTGGCTGGGCTTGAACGCGAAGTTGCCAGCGAACGGCTTCGCCGCGTGCAAGCCGATGAGCAGATTGCCCAAGCCGAGCGAGCCGTGGCGTTTGTGGTGGCTCAAACTACAACCTCGCGTCAATTGGCGGGCACTGAGCAATCACCCAAAGCGGTTGGCACAATGTATATGCAGCCAGGTAATCAGACGGCAGTTTTAGTCGTCGATGGCCTAGCACCATTGCCTGAAGGCCAAGTTTATCAATTTTGGCTAGCCCGAGCTGGCCAAGAGCCAATTCCCAGCGATCAGTTTTCGGTGAATGCTGCTGGTCATGCTCAATTAGTCATCACTGCCGATAGTCAAGTTAACGATTTTCAACAGGTGATGGTGACGATTGAGGTGGCTGGTGGCTTGCAAACCGCCCCTGGTACAACCGTTTTAGCTGGTAACCTCTAA
- a CDS encoding radical SAM protein, with protein sequence MELCAETNDAAFNVRLAALGRVPVSMSFELTERCNLNCQHCYINLPVNHQAARQRELSTDECKRLFDEMAAAGTLWLLLTGGEIMVRRDFEELYLYARNLGFVISIYSNATMITRQRAEFLSQYKPHLVEVTLYGATAETYETVTRVPGSFAKCMQGLALLAEYEIDVVLKTVLLNINSHEFLAMKAVAEHYGWDFRYDGMIHPRLNGDRFPTTLRLSPEELIEIEKLDPQRVEEWQDYCNGFLGYQMKGGEKTFTCGAANKSGHVDAYGMVSPCMITRTRAVDWRATNFMEVWDGYLADVRETRNTEATACHSCEMSLVCTNCPGWSALERNTLENRPIEWVCDSTKARVSAFAENAERWINNAICLEVR encoded by the coding sequence ATGGAATTATGTGCTGAAACCAACGATGCGGCGTTCAATGTCCGATTAGCAGCTTTGGGTCGCGTTCCAGTTTCGATGTCGTTTGAGTTAACCGAGCGCTGCAATTTAAATTGTCAGCATTGTTATATCAACTTGCCGGTTAATCACCAGGCTGCACGCCAACGTGAGCTTTCAACCGACGAATGCAAACGGCTATTCGATGAAATGGCGGCAGCAGGCACGCTCTGGTTGCTGCTGACTGGCGGCGAAATTATGGTGCGGCGCGATTTTGAAGAACTATATCTCTACGCGCGTAACCTTGGCTTTGTGATTTCGATCTACAGCAACGCAACGATGATCACCCGCCAACGCGCCGAATTTTTGAGCCAATACAAGCCCCATTTAGTCGAAGTAACCTTATATGGAGCCACCGCCGAAACCTACGAAACTGTAACCCGCGTGCCTGGCTCGTTTGCCAAGTGTATGCAAGGTTTGGCGCTATTGGCCGAATATGAGATTGATGTGGTGCTCAAAACTGTCTTGCTCAACATCAATTCGCACGAATTTTTGGCAATGAAGGCCGTTGCCGAGCACTATGGCTGGGATTTTCGCTACGATGGCATGATTCACCCACGCTTGAATGGCGACCGTTTTCCCACCACCTTGCGGCTTAGCCCCGAAGAGTTGATCGAAATTGAAAAACTCGATCCACAGCGGGTTGAAGAATGGCAAGATTACTGCAACGGGTTTTTGGGCTACCAAATGAAGGGTGGCGAAAAAACCTTCACCTGTGGTGCAGCCAATAAATCGGGCCATGTCGATGCCTATGGCATGGTCAGCCCGTGTATGATTACCCGTACTCGGGCGGTCGATTGGCGAGCAACCAATTTTATGGAAGTCTGGGATGGCTACTTGGCCGATGTGCGCGAAACCCGTAACACTGAAGCTACTGCCTGCCACTCCTGCGAAATGTCCTTGGTTTGTACCAATTGTCCAGGTTGGTCGGCCTTAGAACGCAATACATTGGAAAATCGCCCAATTGAGTGGGTGTGTGATAGTACGAAGGCGCGAGTTTCTGCTTTTGCCGAAAATGCCGAACGTTGGATCAATAATGCAATTTGTCTAGAGGTTCGCTAA
- a CDS encoding ATP-binding protein, with amino-acid sequence MAANEPGQVTSPEDSYQRLRTEYERLQLLYSLAQQFATMLSLPNVLQHVLSATTRFTNAVRGSIFLYGEYDEVQMHLLSERFQQARLTPFTNRILREGLASWVLKHRQSALIADTNLDERWIDYPSDTLDVRSVLCVPLLRGRRVRGVLTLVHPEIGFFTMDDEALLNVIAQHAAMAIENAQLIADINDERRKFEGAFTAMEEGLILVDGDGRIHFVNPQALAFFAVTPPVPEHLNELSQQVLGLFKEAQQTGDSVRAEIVLEQNPTTDLAIHIAYIPIFSEQEDWWTIVLHDITRLKEYDRLKTQFVANASHELRTPLANIKLYARLAQQVKAKTKLPQYLETIASEAGRLEAIVEDLLTLTRLDSGLMHSNPEWVDIIELLRNLAQTYRPLAEAREQRLIFQECTSNLPKLWLAPDQFMRVVVNLLSNALKFTPTGGTVTLSVDRQTQAGQAGTLITVADTGPGIALEHQQRLFERFYRGSNPTESGSGLGLAIVRELLALMGGTISVASTVGQGSQFTCWLPLEQHTHTA; translated from the coding sequence ATGGCCGCGAATGAACCTGGTCAGGTGACAAGCCCCGAAGATTCATATCAGCGTTTGCGAACCGAGTATGAACGGTTGCAGCTACTCTATAGCCTCGCTCAACAGTTTGCGACGATGTTAAGTTTACCCAATGTTTTACAGCATGTGCTTTCGGCTACAACCCGCTTTACCAATGCTGTCCGTGGCAGTATTTTTCTCTATGGCGAGTACGATGAAGTCCAAATGCATTTGCTCTCCGAGCGGTTTCAACAAGCCCGCTTGACTCCTTTTACTAATCGTATTTTGCGCGAAGGGCTGGCAAGTTGGGTGCTCAAGCATCGCCAAAGTGCCTTAATTGCCGATACCAATCTCGACGAACGTTGGATCGATTATCCCAGCGATACCTTGGATGTGCGCTCAGTGCTGTGTGTGCCGCTCTTGCGCGGGCGACGTGTGCGCGGCGTGCTGACTTTGGTGCATCCTGAAATTGGTTTTTTTACTATGGATGATGAGGCGCTGCTGAATGTGATTGCCCAACATGCAGCCATGGCAATTGAAAATGCCCAACTGATTGCTGATATTAATGATGAGCGGCGCAAATTCGAGGGAGCCTTCACCGCTATGGAAGAAGGCTTGATTTTGGTCGATGGCGATGGTCGGATTCACTTTGTCAATCCCCAAGCCTTGGCCTTTTTCGCGGTCACCCCACCAGTCCCCGAACACCTGAACGAGCTTTCACAGCAAGTTTTGGGCTTATTCAAAGAGGCTCAACAAACTGGCGATAGTGTGCGAGCCGAGATTGTGCTTGAGCAGAATCCCACCACCGATCTGGCCATCCACATTGCCTACATCCCCATTTTCAGCGAACAAGAAGATTGGTGGACGATTGTACTCCACGATATTACGCGGCTGAAAGAGTATGATCGGCTGAAAACCCAGTTTGTCGCCAATGCTTCGCATGAATTGCGCACGCCGTTGGCCAATATTAAGTTGTATGCCCGTTTGGCTCAGCAAGTCAAAGCTAAAACCAAGTTACCTCAATATCTCGAAACTATTGCAAGCGAAGCAGGCCGCTTAGAAGCAATCGTTGAAGATTTGTTGACCCTGACCCGCTTGGATAGTGGCTTGATGCATAGTAACCCTGAGTGGGTCGATATTATTGAATTGTTGCGCAACTTAGCCCAAACCTATCGCCCACTGGCCGAAGCGCGGGAACAACGCTTGATTTTTCAAGAATGTACCAGCAATTTGCCCAAGCTTTGGTTAGCCCCCGATCAATTTATGCGGGTGGTCGTGAACTTGCTAAGCAATGCCCTAAAATTCACACCCACTGGCGGCACAGTCACACTATCGGTTGATCGGCAAACCCAAGCGGGTCAGGCTGGCACGCTTATCACTGTAGCCGACACTGGGCCAGGCATCGCACTTGAACATCAGCAACGCTTATTTGAACGTTTTTATCGCGGTAGTAACCCAACCGAGAGTGGTAGCGGTTTAGGTTTAGCCATTGTGCGTGAGTTGTTGGCCTTGATGGGAGGCACAATTTCGGTAGCCAGCACCGTTGGTCAAGGTTCGCAATTCACCTGTTGGTTGCCCTTAGAACAACACACTCACACCGCATGA
- a CDS encoding sigma-70 family RNA polymerase sigma factor, with protein MVFVRPKIRFSDVKATSSPPLLTQIVQGVQLWWAASTIRSDASDVVPFNDNQRPLPGDPLGDNVLIRRIAQGDEQALSQLYDRYAATVMGVALKIVRQREIAEEITQEAFWRVWQRASTFDNSRGNFAPWLFGIARNLSIDELRRRAARPQAAYEDPERPLLEAIADEANVEEVVWLGEQRSVVRSAMQALSAEQREALELAYFSGLTQREIADKLGNPLGTIKTRVRLGLLKLRDLLGTQQWNE; from the coding sequence ATGGTGTTTGTACGACCAAAAATTCGCTTCAGCGATGTTAAAGCTACCTCAAGCCCTCCATTATTAACCCAGATTGTTCAAGGGGTTCAATTATGGTGGGCTGCTTCAACCATCCGTTCGGATGCTTCGGACGTAGTACCATTTAACGATAATCAACGCCCGCTGCCTGGTGATCCACTGGGTGATAATGTGTTAATTCGCCGTATTGCCCAAGGCGATGAGCAGGCACTATCGCAGCTTTACGATCGGTATGCCGCTACGGTGATGGGGGTTGCCCTCAAAATCGTGCGTCAACGTGAGATCGCCGAAGAAATTACCCAAGAAGCTTTTTGGCGGGTTTGGCAACGGGCGAGCACGTTTGATAATAGCCGTGGCAATTTTGCCCCTTGGCTTTTTGGCATTGCTCGCAACTTGAGCATCGATGAACTGCGCCGTCGTGCAGCCCGCCCTCAAGCTGCCTATGAAGACCCTGAAAGACCATTGCTTGAGGCGATTGCCGACGAAGCCAATGTGGAAGAAGTGGTGTGGTTGGGCGAACAACGTTCAGTTGTGCGCTCGGCGATGCAGGCGCTCTCTGCCGAACAACGCGAAGCTTTGGAGTTGGCCTATTTTAGTGGGCTGACTCAACGTGAAATTGCCGATAAATTAGGCAATCCCTTGGGCACGATCAAAACTCGCGTGCGGCTTGGCCTCTTGAAACTACGTGATCTTTTGGGTACACAACAGTGGAACGAATGA
- a CDS encoding RDD family protein, whose amino-acid sequence MSNPYQPQDPNNPYGQQPQQPYGQQPPQQPYGQQPQQPYGQQPPQQPYGQQPYGQQPYGQQPFVQGGYAVPSAAGMYASWGARLGAYLLDGLILLIPSGLIGVFTGAGFAASFNMTGSRSASSIGMLIIGSLITMIINYAYFIYFHGTTGQTIGKKVLNIRVIRRNNQAMDFVVAAKRMAITFGVAIIQLFMAMLTFGDSLSTLGFLSLINFAASIGLLLDYLWPLWDSQKQALHDKVADTLVVRA is encoded by the coding sequence ATGAGTAATCCATACCAACCACAAGACCCTAACAATCCTTACGGCCAACAACCACAACAACCATACGGTCAACAGCCGCCACAGCAACCCTATGGCCAACAACCACAACAGCCTTATGGTCAACAGCCGCCACAACAACCCTATGGCCAACAACCTTATGGTCAGCAACCTTACGGCCAACAGCCATTTGTCCAAGGTGGCTATGCAGTGCCTAGTGCTGCCGGAATGTATGCCAGTTGGGGTGCTCGTTTAGGGGCATATCTTTTGGATGGATTGATTTTGTTGATTCCCTCAGGCTTAATTGGGGTCTTTACCGGGGCTGGATTTGCGGCAAGCTTTAATATGACTGGCTCTCGGTCTGCTAGCAGCATTGGGATGTTGATTATTGGTAGCCTGATTACCATGATCATCAACTATGCTTATTTCATCTACTTTCATGGAACCACGGGCCAAACTATTGGCAAAAAAGTGTTGAATATTCGGGTGATTCGCCGCAATAACCAAGCCATGGATTTTGTGGTTGCTGCCAAACGCATGGCCATCACCTTTGGGGTCGCGATTATCCAGCTATTTATGGCTATGCTTACCTTTGGTGATAGCCTTTCAACATTAGGCTTTTTGAGCCTAATCAATTTTGCCGCTAGTATTGGCCTCCTCTTAGACTATCTCTGGCCGCTATGGGACTCACAAAAGCAAGCCTTGCACGATAAAGTTGCTGATACATTGGTTGTTCGGGCATAA